A single region of the Hydrogenobacter sp. genome encodes:
- the lolA gene encoding outer membrane lipoprotein chaperone LolA translates to MIYMILIIIPFLSWGQTLHLLEKKLEGIKTLKVSFIQKVSYSWYPKPDVSKGFFYAQRGGKFRIEYEQPERMTIVSDGNDILVYYPKEKSAIMDRVENNRSAVVEALFLLSKPLSDVFDQVGEIKKEANTTLVLKPKIRDDNFYRIYVELDDELNIRSVKVEDKDGTTTTVEFLSINKNFSPSEDLFRIKLPTGVKVNRL, encoded by the coding sequence ATGATATATATGATCTTGATCATTATACCCTTCCTATCCTGGGGTCAGACTCTTCACCTTCTGGAAAAAAAACTTGAGGGAATAAAGACCCTCAAAGTCTCTTTCATTCAAAAGGTGTCTTACTCCTGGTATCCAAAGCCGGATGTGTCTAAGGGTTTCTTCTACGCACAGAGAGGTGGTAAGTTCAGAATAGAGTATGAACAGCCAGAGCGCATGACCATAGTATCCGACGGTAATGATATACTCGTTTATTATCCTAAGGAAAAAAGCGCGATCATGGATAGGGTAGAAAATAACAGATCGGCGGTTGTTGAAGCCCTTTTCCTTCTCTCAAAGCCGTTGAGCGATGTTTTTGATCAGGTAGGAGAGATCAAAAAAGAAGCAAATACCACACTTGTTCTAAAGCCCAAAATTAGAGATGACAATTTTTACAGGATTTACGTGGAGCTTGACGATGAACTCAACATAAGAAGTGTGAAAGTTGAGGATAAAGATGGAACGACTACTACCGTAGAGTTTTTAAGCATAAACAAGAACTTTTCTCCATCAGAAGATCTTTTCAGAATCAAGCTACCTACAGGTGTTAAGGTAAACAGGCTATGA
- a CDS encoding M28 family peptidase: MKSETFEEFQKVADELLKVNRLSGSEGSVLTKKRIKRFLGERGIKYSEEFFHVEKLFPVKASIEVNNLTIPCVPYIGSPSGRYEGYAKRDIIKGDIALVKVSEEAIKIPQAKDNGAKAVITYMETLNTHYYGIVSEGDFPVVNVKKEAIERIEDAYVRITVETKKEKVLCSNILFEIGRGPIVYLVAHTDTKPGVFGAIDNGIGFLLLLFIADELRKNYNLPYRVRFLLTDAEELGLEGSKFHIGMGVKYAYHCINVDAVGWYHPAVIYKDAEGYNGDKLMDMFARHIQDMKVSVDFRCSHRAKSDHIPFKKAGLQTLFLSSNPFTIRHTLYDNLDAVNWDIVRMWYELILSFLRRFHKL, from the coding sequence ATGAAAAGTGAAACTTTTGAGGAGTTTCAGAAGGTAGCTGATGAGCTTTTAAAAGTGAATAGATTGTCTGGAAGTGAGGGAAGTGTTCTTACCAAGAAAAGAATAAAGAGATTTCTTGGAGAAAGGGGTATAAAGTATTCGGAAGAATTTTTCCACGTAGAGAAGCTCTTTCCGGTAAAGGCAAGTATTGAGGTAAATAACCTGACTATTCCTTGCGTGCCGTATATAGGAAGTCCGAGCGGGAGGTATGAAGGGTACGCCAAAAGAGATATCATAAAAGGAGATATTGCCCTGGTAAAGGTTAGTGAGGAAGCGATAAAAATTCCTCAGGCTAAAGATAATGGAGCAAAGGCTGTAATAACCTATATGGAAACCTTGAACACTCACTATTACGGTATTGTAAGTGAAGGAGATTTCCCGGTTGTGAATGTCAAGAAGGAAGCTATAGAGCGCATAGAGGATGCTTACGTAAGGATCACAGTGGAAACCAAAAAGGAAAAGGTTCTCTGTAGCAACATACTCTTTGAGATAGGTAGAGGACCTATAGTGTACTTAGTTGCACACACGGACACAAAACCCGGTGTGTTTGGAGCTATAGATAACGGGATAGGCTTTCTTCTGCTTTTGTTTATAGCGGATGAACTTAGAAAAAACTACAATCTTCCATACAGGGTAAGATTTCTTTTGACGGATGCCGAAGAGCTGGGTCTTGAAGGTTCAAAATTCCACATTGGTATGGGTGTAAAGTACGCTTACCATTGCATAAATGTGGATGCGGTCGGTTGGTACCATCCTGCAGTCATATACAAAGACGCGGAAGGTTACAACGGAGATAAGCTGATGGATATGTTTGCGAGGCACATTCAGGATATGAAAGTATCTGTGGATTTTAGATGCTCACACAGAGCGAAGAGCGATCACATACCCTTCAAAAAGGCAGGACTGCAAACCTTATTTTTGAGTTCCAACCCATTCACCATAAGGCACACCTTATACGACAACTTGGATGCGGTAAACTGGGATATTGTCCGTATGTGGTACGAGCTTATCTTATCCTTTTTGAGGAGGTTTCACAAATTATGA
- a CDS encoding GNAT family N-acetyltransferase: MKKQALELSIEKASEKDIQQLAQIYLEGYKGLEEYSYTHMDDVVAYLNWLFRRDIAGIFVAKHRGKIIGFVASDGNWFSKREGKVVGAIHELVIHPEYRSKGVGKALMEKVMEYFKGRGLDTAELWVGEENYEAINFYRSLGFESRDKFNYWIRMTKKLDN; encoded by the coding sequence ATGAAGAAGCAAGCTTTAGAACTATCCATAGAAAAAGCTTCTGAGAAAGACATACAACAGCTTGCACAGATCTATTTGGAAGGATATAAAGGTCTTGAAGAATACTCTTACACTCACATGGATGATGTCGTAGCTTATCTTAACTGGCTATTCAGGAGGGATATTGCTGGTATATTCGTGGCAAAGCATAGAGGGAAAATCATAGGATTCGTTGCGAGTGACGGAAACTGGTTTAGTAAGAGGGAGGGAAAAGTGGTAGGTGCGATCCATGAGCTTGTCATACATCCAGAATATAGAAGTAAAGGGGTGGGAAAGGCTCTTATGGAAAAGGTAATGGAGTACTTCAAAGGTAGAGGGCTTGATACGGCTGAACTTTGGGTAGGTGAAGAGAACTACGAGGCCATAAATTTTTACAGATCTCTTGGTTTTGAGAGCAGAGACAAGTTCAATTACTGGATAAGAATGACAAAAAAGCTGGATAATTAA
- a CDS encoding DUF87 domain-containing protein — protein sequence MGELLEKLRKAVMSAQESVKIVSAWIRGDILEDLLRSVKKGVKVEVFVRVGERKDMDITDFRVFRAIRDVGGSVYLNRRLHAKFMIIDDKKVFVGSANLTYSGTREGNFEAVIELTDPDKLKEIFELYETLKGESEKIDPHTVAVVVYSENSTSSHALLLEDLPEQCFLKTPTERGIMLCKLISVKTVSFDESALLGKVIDRDWTVAFVKAYTNEIGDIKLGEIKVLCEYKKIRGEEKESYFGVPLKPLKVGTQLLKVQGEDPDMQAVMSVNLSGYPMDKKVYVGRMLNTELDVYLDVAKVSSMHMAVIGTTGAGKTTFVRRLIEHLKNDDIKLFIIDVFGEYYERLNVDKERLQHVKIPYTLFPIHADDIKDLLRSYGVGIGEKTADERSLFMSLRKFLKPDLELIGYKERSLEELLKLSAPQSLKGEVEDFLTVLKRDFGEDSVKNQRDVYFMLRDGLSSNKDIVIYDLKEVLNLDARINLVGLLMKEIFILSRLDGKRRIIVLEEAHNFAPERGALEIPFGRENLSYTMTKRIALEGRKFGVGLIAVTQRPANISKYVLSQLNTQAVFRLITKNDLDAVSVFFGESDMELLRVLPSLRPGTLFLSGLAVPFGMLVNIEL from the coding sequence ATGGGGGAGCTTTTGGAGAAACTGAGAAAAGCGGTGATGTCAGCTCAAGAAAGTGTCAAGATAGTATCCGCATGGATAAGGGGTGACATCCTTGAAGACTTACTCAGAAGTGTAAAAAAAGGTGTGAAAGTGGAAGTTTTTGTAAGGGTTGGGGAAAGGAAGGATATGGATATTACGGATTTCAGAGTTTTCAGAGCTATCAGAGATGTGGGAGGAAGCGTATACTTAAACCGAAGGCTTCACGCCAAATTTATGATAATTGATGATAAAAAAGTCTTCGTTGGATCTGCTAACCTCACTTATTCTGGTACGCGAGAGGGGAACTTTGAAGCTGTCATCGAGCTGACCGATCCGGACAAGCTTAAAGAAATTTTTGAGCTTTATGAGACATTAAAGGGAGAATCAGAAAAGATAGATCCGCATACAGTTGCGGTAGTTGTTTATTCCGAAAACTCCACATCATCGCACGCCTTACTCCTTGAAGATCTTCCTGAACAGTGTTTTCTTAAAACTCCCACCGAAAGGGGTATTATGCTTTGCAAGTTGATATCAGTAAAGACGGTAAGTTTTGATGAGAGCGCACTTTTGGGAAAGGTTATAGATAGGGATTGGACAGTAGCTTTTGTAAAAGCTTACACCAACGAAATAGGTGATATAAAGCTGGGAGAAATTAAGGTACTGTGCGAATATAAGAAGATTAGGGGAGAAGAAAAGGAAAGCTATTTCGGAGTACCTCTCAAACCGCTCAAGGTAGGCACACAACTTCTCAAGGTTCAAGGAGAAGATCCGGACATGCAAGCAGTCATGAGTGTGAACCTATCGGGCTACCCTATGGATAAGAAGGTTTACGTAGGGAGGATGTTGAATACAGAACTGGATGTTTATCTTGATGTTGCGAAGGTATCCAGTATGCATATGGCGGTCATAGGCACTACGGGTGCAGGAAAAACGACCTTTGTAAGAAGACTCATAGAACATCTGAAAAACGATGATATCAAACTCTTTATCATTGACGTCTTTGGAGAGTATTACGAAAGACTCAATGTGGATAAGGAAAGGCTACAGCACGTAAAGATACCTTATACTCTCTTCCCCATTCACGCTGATGATATAAAAGACCTTCTGAGATCTTACGGTGTTGGTATAGGAGAAAAGACAGCTGACGAAAGATCTCTCTTTATGAGCCTCAGAAAGTTTTTAAAGCCGGATCTTGAACTCATAGGCTACAAAGAGAGAAGCCTTGAGGAACTTCTCAAATTATCCGCACCGCAGTCTCTGAAGGGAGAAGTGGAAGACTTTCTTACAGTGCTGAAACGTGATTTCGGAGAGGATTCTGTGAAGAATCAGAGGGATGTTTATTTTATGCTTCGCGATGGCTTAAGCTCTAATAAAGATATAGTCATATACGATCTTAAAGAAGTGCTAAACCTTGACGCGAGGATAAATCTTGTGGGACTGCTTATGAAAGAGATCTTTATACTTTCAAGGCTTGACGGTAAAAGGAGAATTATAGTCCTCGAAGAGGCTCACAACTTTGCGCCGGAGAGAGGAGCTTTGGAAATCCCTTTCGGTAGAGAAAACCTCTCATACACTATGACCAAGAGAATAGCCCTGGAAGGCAGAAAGTTCGGAGTAGGTCTTATAGCTGTAACACAAAGACCTGCCAACATAAGCAAGTATGTACTGTCTCAGTTAAACACTCAGGCTGTATTCAGGCTTATAACAAAAAACGACCTGGATGCGGTCTCCGTGTTTTTTGGTGAATCAGATATGGAACTTTTAAGGGTACTACCGTCGTTAAGACCTGGTACACTTTTTTTAAGTGGTCTGGCTGTTCCTTTTGGTATGCTCGTAAACATAGAGCTTTAA
- the rpe gene encoding ribulose-phosphate 3-epimerase: MKLLAPSILSADFWRLGEQVEAIVRGGADIIHFDVMDGHFVPNITFGPVLLESIKRHCHLPLDAHLMIENADKYIPEFVKAGADWISVHIENNPHIHRTLQLIKGLGAKAGVVINPGTSLYVIEEALYYADFVLLMSVNPGFGGQKFIERSLDRLRKLRQMVNSINPNILIEIDGGIKEDNVSDLVRAGADVFVIGSGIFSYEDVEEQTRRIKKKLISLEAV, from the coding sequence ATGAAGCTGTTAGCCCCTTCCATACTTTCTGCCGATTTTTGGAGATTGGGTGAGCAAGTGGAAGCCATAGTTAGAGGAGGTGCTGATATTATACATTTTGATGTTATGGACGGACACTTCGTTCCCAACATAACCTTCGGTCCCGTGCTTTTAGAGAGCATAAAAAGACACTGTCACTTACCTCTTGACGCCCACCTCATGATAGAAAATGCGGATAAATACATTCCCGAGTTTGTAAAAGCAGGAGCTGACTGGATCAGCGTCCATATTGAGAACAACCCCCACATACACCGAACGCTACAGCTTATAAAGGGTCTCGGGGCAAAAGCTGGCGTGGTGATAAATCCAGGTACATCTTTGTATGTAATAGAGGAGGCGCTGTATTATGCGGACTTTGTCCTTTTAATGTCCGTAAATCCAGGCTTTGGAGGACAGAAATTTATTGAAAGATCCTTAGACAGATTGAGAAAGCTCAGACAGATGGTAAATAGCATAAATCCGAACATACTTATAGAAATTGATGGTGGTATAAAGGAGGATAACGTGTCGGATCTGGTGAGAGCAGGTGCCGATGTTTTTGTTATAGGCTCTGGCATATTCTCATATGAGGATGTTGAGGAACAAACAAGAAGGATAAAGAAAAAACTCATCTCTTTAGAGGCAGTATGA